GCAGAATGTGTTCGACACCAACCGGGACATCATCCGCCGTCTACGGGAAGAGGGGAAACTTGTCAGGCACGATACCATCGAGCATAACTATCCTTTCTGCTGGAGATGCGACACCCCGCTCATTTACCGGGCTTTCCCGTCCTGGTATGTGGCGGTGACCCAGATCAAGCAGAGGATGCAGGAGCTGAATCAGCAGATCAACTGGATTCCCGAGCATATCAGTGACGGCCAGTTCGGACGCTGGATTGCCGAATCGAGGGACTGGTCCATCTCACGCAACCGGTTCTGGGGAACGCCCATCCCGGTATGGGAGTGCGACGGCAAATCCTGCAGCCATGTTGATGTCTACGGTTCCATCGCCGATATGGAGCGCGATTTCGGAAAAAAGGTCGCCGATCTGCACCGTCCCCATGTGGATGAGCTGACCCGTCCCTGTCCCGAATGCGGCGGAACGATGCGCCGTATCGAGGATGTCCTGGACTGCTGGTTCGAGTCCGGTTCCATGCCCTACGGCCAGGTGCACTACCCGTTCGAGAACAAGAGCTGGTTCGAGAAGAATTTCCCGGCGGATTTCATCGTGGAATACATCGCGCAGACCCGGGGATGGTTCTACACGCTTATTGTACTCTCCACCGGGCTGTTCGACAAACCTGCGTTCCGGAACAGCATCTGCCACGGCGTCGTGCTCGACGAGGTAGGACTGAAACTTTCCAAACGGCTGCGCAATTACCTGCCGCTGGATGACGTGTTCGACTCACTCGGCTCGGATACCCTGCGCTGGTTCCTCATGAACAATTCCATTCTGCGCGGCGGAAACCTCCAGATGGACCGCGAGGGCAAAGCGGTCGCCCATGCCCAGAAAGGCGCCTTATCTCCCCTCTGGAATTCCTATTACTTCCTGGTGCTTTATGCCAACATCGACGGGTATATGCCCGCTCTGAGCTGCGCCTCCACCCATGAGATGGATGTATACATCCTCTCCAAGCTCTCGGAGACACTGAACAGGGTCACCATGGACATGGACGCTTACGATATACCGGACGCCTGCGTCCACATCGAGGAATTCATGGACATCCTGACCAACTGGTACATCCGCCGTAACCGCCGCCGTTTCTGGAAAAGCGAATCGGACACAGACAAGCAGGACGCCTATGACACTCTCTACACGGTGCTGGTCACACTTACCAGGATGGTCGCGCCGCTCCTGCCGTTCACCGCGGAATCCATATACCGCAACCTGACCGGTGAACGCTCGGTGCACCTCACCGACTGGCCTAACCCCTCGGAGCTTACCATGAACGCTGACATCCTGAAGCGGATGGACACCGTGCGGCGGGTCTGCTCCCTCGGCCATGCGGTTCGTCACCAGAACCGCCTCCGGGTGCGCCAGCCCCTGCGCGAGGTCATCCTGGCCGGCGGCGATTCCCGCCTGGCGGAGAAGTACGCCGACATTATCGAGGACGAGTTGAACGTCCGCAAGGTGAGCTTCACCGATGATGTGGGCGAGATGGGCCGTCAGGAGATTGCGGTGGATTCCCGGCTTTTAGGGCCTCGTCTCGGGAAAAAGATGAAGGAGGTGCTGACTGCAGTCAAATCAGGGAATGTCCGGGTACAGGGCGACGGTTCCCTTCTGGCCGCCGGAGAGACCATCAATTCCGGTGAATACGAGCTGAGGATATTCGCCCGGGAAGGCCGCGCCTGTATGTCGGACGGCGGCCTGTTCGTCTGCCTCGATCTTTCCCTCGACCGTGAGATGGAGCTCGAAGGACTGGCCCGCGATGTGATCCGCATGGTGCAGAACGCCCGCCGTGAGGCCGGCCTCGTCCCGGACGAGCGCATCCGTCTTGGACTTGGGGTAACGAACGACCTGAAAGAAGCGGTCGGAAAACACCGGGACCTTATCCAGAGCGAGGTGCTGGCGGTCGAGCTGACCTCAGACGAAATCCCGGATGCGGTATATACCGAGACTGTGGATATTCAGGGCGAAGCTATGGATATTCGGATCGGGAGGAAGTAAAATACTCTTTTGCAGTCGTCGAATTGTAAGAAGAAGTATCGATGTCGATGCCCGGCGCATTTTTCTGTATTTTTTCTTTACCGGTAAAAAGTATTGTTACTTTCTCTGCTTTTTAATATGACATTATTCTAAACTCGTTTCTGGATCTAATTCCTCATACTTTGTGCTCGGATGTATCATCAAATATACTTCAAGTATAGTGCGCCTGCCAGAAAATATCCATAATTTAAATTTTCAATTTTAACCTTGATTGACTATCTGTTAAATTGTTATGTTATAAAGTTATCTTTATACTATGAATCTCAACAAAAAGGAGAGAAATGAAAGCATTCAATCATTTGACCAGCAGCATGCCCTCATCGGGTATTCGAAAAATAATGGGCTTGAGCCAGGATATAG
This region of Candidatus Latescibacter sp. genomic DNA includes:
- the ileS gene encoding isoleucine--tRNA ligase codes for the protein MEKEKETVFEPVSPKPDFPRLEEEILRYWKADGTFEESVRFRRAGGRDFVFYDGPPFANGLPHYGHVLTGYVKDVVPRYKTMQGYHVSRRFGWDCHGLPAEMEMEKEAGIHGRNQIIRYGIARFNEGCRTLVMKYVDEWERIVTRQGRWVDFKNDYKTMDVDFMESVLWAFKSLYDQGLIYQGSRVLAYCARCETPLSNFETRIDNSTRPKQDPSITVLFRLHDSDRLPKNTSLLVWTTTPWTLPSNLGIAVGADIEYAIFREGGEHYIIAVERIAAYKKQLEKAERIGTVKGSALAGLSYEPMFPYFAETPNAFRIMSGDFVTTEDGTGIVHTAPGFGEDDQKLSDAHGIPTIAPVDSQGRFDERVPDYRGQNVFDTNRDIIRRLREEGKLVRHDTIEHNYPFCWRCDTPLIYRAFPSWYVAVTQIKQRMQELNQQINWIPEHISDGQFGRWIAESRDWSISRNRFWGTPIPVWECDGKSCSHVDVYGSIADMERDFGKKVADLHRPHVDELTRPCPECGGTMRRIEDVLDCWFESGSMPYGQVHYPFENKSWFEKNFPADFIVEYIAQTRGWFYTLIVLSTGLFDKPAFRNSICHGVVLDEVGLKLSKRLRNYLPLDDVFDSLGSDTLRWFLMNNSILRGGNLQMDREGKAVAHAQKGALSPLWNSYYFLVLYANIDGYMPALSCASTHEMDVYILSKLSETLNRVTMDMDAYDIPDACVHIEEFMDILTNWYIRRNRRRFWKSESDTDKQDAYDTLYTVLVTLTRMVAPLLPFTAESIYRNLTGERSVHLTDWPNPSELTMNADILKRMDTVRRVCSLGHAVRHQNRLRVRQPLREVILAGGDSRLAEKYADIIEDELNVRKVSFTDDVGEMGRQEIAVDSRLLGPRLGKKMKEVLTAVKSGNVRVQGDGSLLAAGETINSGEYELRIFAREGRACMSDGGLFVCLDLSLDREMELEGLARDVIRMVQNARREAGLVPDERIRLGLGVTNDLKEAVGKHRDLIQSEVLAVELTSDEIPDAVYTETVDIQGEAMDIRIGRK